A window of Carassius auratus strain Wakin unplaced genomic scaffold, ASM336829v1 scaf_tig00217498, whole genome shotgun sequence contains these coding sequences:
- the LOC113101089 gene encoding zinc phosphodiesterase ELAC protein 2-like: protein MLARLSALRALGVCEEPALQGSVRLMQTQSSRKSRPVRDPLRHVKLKESRRQGELHGPSTVYVQALGAGSRDNGASLYVFSEYNRYLFNCGEGTQRLMQEHKLKIARLDNIFLTRMSWETVGGLSGMILTLKDTGVPQCVLSGPPQLDKYLQAIRVFSGQLEDIELAVRPYTEAQYKDDTMTVSQIPLFSERTAEAGGCSPGSGHSSSPNSRQKRALRTQDDLEESQGHTASRRSASPEGREKITRDSSLVVAYVCKLHSKKGNFMALKAKEMGLPVGTAAIGPIIEALKAGKTVTHDGKEIRPEELCTPADPGPVFIVVDCPSEDFIWPLCTNHVFRRYQTGGAEDCAALVVHMTPESVLDTDEYKSWMERFPSSTEHLVMNEQTFTPHNTRSHKLQTQLNLIHPEIFPLLKLYKTKEPPASLRVPNVRAECLMKFQLRPRLEWQRDAIPSCDYEEFVKEAAEVPKFLEEVEECRKFQTAPSVSSSGEKFPEIVFLGTGSSLPMKIRNVSGTLVNISSSQSLLLDCGEGTFGQLCRHYGDDVDEILSRLSTVFVSHLHADHHTGLIQLLLERERALNSLGKAFSPVYLIAPVQIMTWLNQYHDHCQQILSHINIIPSKYLCDGAEIPKVKTKSFIQAVLKKNDLVKFQTCYVRHCKNAFACSLMHQSGWQLVFSGDTMPCDAVVNMGKNATLLIHEATLEDGMEEEACEKRHSTTSQAIGVGMKMNAEFIVLNHFSQRYAKIPLFSDDFNGKVGISFDHMRIRFGDFPMLPRLIRPLKALFAEEIEEMEERRERREMKKTAEPPSNGESGTSRQPDETSKGAKREQDDLNQETVIKRLKTN from the exons ATGCTCGCGCGTCTGTCTGCACTCAGAGCGCTGGGAGTGTGTGAAGAGCCTGCGCTGCAGGGATCCGTCAGACTGATGCAGACTCAATCCTCCAGGAAGAGCAGACCTGTCAGAGACCCCCTGCGCCATGTGAAGCTGAAGGAGAGCCGCAGGCAGGGCGAGCTGCACGGGCCCTCCACCGTCTATGTACAGGCGCTGGGCGCCGGGAGCCGAGACAACGGAGCATCGCTGTATGTCTTCTCCGAGTATAACAG GTATCTGTTTAACTGTGGTGAAGGAACACAGAGACTGATGCAGGAACACAA ATTAAAAATTGCACGCTTGGACAACATCTTCCTCACCAGGATGAGCTGGGAGACGGTCGGCGGTTTATCAG GCATGATCCTGACCCTCAAAGACACTGGAGTCCCTCAGTGTGTCCTGTCAGGACCCCCACAGCTG gATAAATATTTACAAGCCATTCGAGTGTTTTCAGGACAGCTGGAAGATATTGAACTTG CTGTCAGACCGTACACAGAAGCTCAATATAAAGACGACACGATGACCGTCAGTCAAATTCCTCTCTTCT CTGAGCGTACGGCGGAGGCCGGCGGATGTTCTCCAGGCTCTGGACACAGCAGCAGTCCTAACAGCCGTCAGAAGAGGGCGCTCAGGACACAGGACGATCTGGAGGAGAGTCAGGGTCACACCGCCAGCAGAAGATCAGCCAGTCCAG AAGGCAGAGAAAAGATTACTAGAGATTCGTCTCTCGTGGTGGCTTACGTGTGTAAG TTGCACTCAAAGAAAGGGAACTTCATGGCACTGAAAGCTAAAGAGATGGGCCTGCCGGT AGGAACAGCAGCCATCGGGCCCATCATCGAAGCTCTGAAAGCTGGAAAAACTGTGACGCACGATGGAAAAGAG ATCCGACCCGAGGAGCTGTGCACTCCGGCTGATCCCGGGCCTGTTTTCATAGTCGTCGACTGTCCGTCAGAGGACTTCATATGGCCGCTCTGCACCAATCACGTCTTCCGAAG GTATCAGACGGGCGGAGCGGAGGATTGTGCGGCTCTCGTGGTTCACATGACGCCGGAGTCTGTGCTGGACACGGACGAGTACAAGAGCTGGATGGAGAG GTTTCCCAGCAGCACTGAGCATCTGGTGATGAACGAGCAGACGTTCACACCACACAACACCCGCAGTCACAAACTCCAGACGCAGCTCAACCTCATCCATCCTGAGATCTTCCCTCTGCTCAAACTCTACAAGACTAAA gagCCTCCAGCTTCTCTCCGTGTTCCTAACGTCAGAGCCGAGTGTCTGATGAAGTTTCAGCTTCGGCCCAGACTGGAGTGGCAAAG agatgcCATCCCGTCCTGCGACTATGAGGAGTTTGTGAAGGAAGCAGCCGAAGTGCCAAAGTTTTTAGAGGAAGTGGAGGAATGCAGGAAGTTCCAGACGGCTCCGTCCGTCTCCTCGTCTG GTGAGAAGTTTCCTGAGATTGTGTTTTTGGGCACCGGCTCGTCTCTGCCAATGAAGATCAGAAACGTCAGTGGAACTTTAGTGAACAtcag CTCATCTCAGTCGCTGCTGCTGGATTGTGGCGAGGGAACGTTTGGTCAGTTGTGTCGTCATTACGGCGATGACGTGGACGAGATCCTCTCCAGACTCTCTACTGTCTTTGTGTCACACCTCCACGCAGATCATCACACG GGTTTGATTCAGTTATTATTGGAGCGAGAGCGAGCTCTG AACAGTCTAGGTAAAGCGTTCAGTCCTGTGTACCTGATCGCTCCTGTGCAGATCATGACGTGGTTGAACCAGTATCACGATCACTGCCAACAGATCCTCAGCCACATCAA TATTATCCCATCAAAGTATTTGTGTGATGGCGCAGAGATCCCCAAAGTCAAGACCAAATCTTTCATTCAGGCTGTGCTGAAGAAGAATGACCTGGTCAAG TTTCAGACGTGTTATGTTCGTCATTGTAAGAACGCGTTCGCCTGCAGCTTGATGCATCAGTCTGGATGGCAGCTCGTGTTCTCTGGAGACACCATGCCCTGCGATGCTGTCGTTAATAtgg GCAAGAATGCAACACTTTTGATTCATGAAGCCACACTGGAGGACGGGATGGAAGAAGAAGCATGTGAGAAGAGACACAG CACCACGTCTCAGGCTATCGGCGTTGGGATGAAGATGAACGCGGAGTTCATTGTGTTGAACCACTTCAGTCAGAGGTACGCCAAGATCCCTCTCTTCAGTGACGACTTCAACGGCAAAGTGGGGATCTCCTTCGACCACATGAGG ATCCGATTTGGAGATTTCCCGATGCTTCCACGGCTCATTCGGCCTCTGAAGGCATTGTTTGCAGAGGAGATTGAAGAgatggaggagaggagagaaaggagagagaTGAAGAAGACCGCTGAGCCTCCATCTAATGGAGAGTCTGGAACAAGCCGACAACCTGATGAGACGAGCAAAGGTGCCAAGAGAGAGCAAGATGACCTCAACCAGGAAACAGTCATCAAACGACTTAAGACGAACTGA